In the genome of Devosia rhizoryzae, the window CGGTGCTACCAATGCCGTTACCGGCCTCACCGACGCGTTGCTTGATTCCATTCCCTTGATCTGCATCACCGCTCAGGTGCCGACGACGCTGATCGGCACCGACGCGTTCCAGGAATGCGATACGGTCGGCATTACCCGTTCCTGCACCAAGCACAATTATCTGGTGAAGTCGGTCGCCGACCTGCCGCGCATCCTCCATGAAGCCTTCCTGATCGCCACCACCGGCCGTCCGGGCCCAGTGGTCATCGACATCCCCAAGGACGTCCAGTTCGCAATGGGCGACTATTATCGTCCCGATGCCGATACCTTGCGGCACCAATCCTATCGTCCGCAGGTCGATGGCGACCTAAAGGCGATCGAAGCGGCAGTCGACCTGATGCTTAAGGCCGAGCGGCCGATCTTCTATACCGGCGGCGGCGTCATCAATGCCGGTCCCGAAGCATCGGAAAACCTGCGCGAGCTGGCCGAACTGACCGGCTTTCCGGTGACCTCGACGCTGATGGGTCTCGGCGCCTTTCCCGCATCGAACCCGCAGTGGATGGGCATGCTGGGCATGCACGGCACCTACGAAGCCAACCTTGCGATGCATGACTGCGACGTCATGATCAATATTGGTGCGCGCTTCGACGACCGCATCACCGGCCGCATCGATGCTTTCTCGCCCAACAGCACCAAGATCCATGTCGATATCGACCCGTCCTCGATCAACAAGGTCGTGCAGGTCCATGTCCCGATCATCGGCGATTGCAATCGCGTGCTAGAAGAGATGATCCGCATCTGGCGGTCCAAGACCAACCAGCCGCGCACCGAGGCCATCGCGCCGTGGTGGAGCCAAATCCAGAAATGGCGCGATGTCGGCTCGCTGAATTTCACGAACTCGGACACCACCATCAAGCCGCAATGGGCAATCCAGCGCCTCTATGAAGCCACCAAGGCTCAGGGCAAGGACGTCTTCATCACCACCGAAGTCGGGCAGCACCAGATGTGGGCGGCGCAGCACTTCCACTTCGACAAGCCGAACCGCTGGATGACTTCGGGCGGCCTCGGCACGATGGGCTATGGCCTGCCGGCTGCCGTTGGCGTGCAGGTGGCGCATCCCGATGCGCTGGTGATCGACATTGCCGGGGAAGCCTCGGTGCAGATGACGATGCAGGAAATGTCGACGGCGGTGCAGTATCGCCTGCCGATCAAGATCTTCATCCTCAATAACGAGCGCATGGGCATGGTGCGCCAGTGGCAGGACCTCCTCCACGGCTCGCGCTACGCGCATTCCTATTCGGAGTCGCTGCCCGATTTCGTCAAGCTGGCAGAGGCTTACGGCGGCAAGGGCATCCGTTGCGAGAACCCGGCCGAGCTCGACGCGGCGATTGCCGAAATGCTCGACTATGATGGTCCGGTGCTGTTCGACGTCATCGTCGAAAAGGACGAGAACTGCCTGCCGATGATCCCATCGGGCAAGCCGCATAACGAGATCATCCTGCCCGACACCGCCAATATCGGGTCCATCATCGACGAAAAGGGACGGCAGCTGGTTTAGGCGCTCCAGTAGACCTCATGGTGAGCCTGTCGAACCACGAGGTCGTGCCCGCAATGGTGCCACGACCTCGTCCTTCGACAAGCTCAGGATGAGGTCTGTTGAAAGTGCCGCGCAAACCTTCGCTACAAAGAGCAAAATCATGAACGCACATCTGCAGCCCACCGGCTCGGCCTATTTCCTGACCCAGGAAACCCAGCAGACCGAACGCCACACGCTCTCGGTTCTGGTCGATAACGAGCCGGGCATCCTCGCCCGCGTCGTCGGCCTGTTTTCGGCCCGCGGCTACAATATCGAAAGCCTGACCGTCAGCGAGACCGAACACGACAAGCGACTTAGTCGCATCACCGTTGTCGTTGTCGCCACGCCCAAGGTCCTGGTGCAGATCAAGCTGCAGCTCGAACGCCTTGTGCCGGTGCACAAGGTGCATGACCTCACGGCCGAGGGCTCCTATGTCGAGCGCGAACTGGCGCTGATCAAGGTGCGCGGCACCGGCGATCACCGCGCCGAAACCCTGCGGCTGGCCGATGCCTTCCGCGCCCACATCATCGATGCGACGGTTGAAAGCTTCATCTTCGAGGTAACCGGCAAGCCGGACAAGATCGATAGCTTCATCGCACTGATGGCGCCGCTCGGCTTGGTCGAAGTGGTCCGCACCGGTCTTGCTGCGATCGGGCGTGGCCCCGAAGGCATGTAATGGTGTATGGCAGGTCTTGTTAGCCGAAAGACCTGCCATGACCCTTCTCTCCGTCAATCTCAATGCCGTCGCCCAGCTGCGCAACCGGCGCGATCTGCCCTGGCCCAGCGTCACCGGCATCGCCCGCGTGGTGCTCGATGCCGGGGCGAGCGGCATCACCATTCATCCGCGTCCGGACCAGCGGCATATCAGGCGGACCGATGTCTTCGAACTTTCGGAACTGCTTCGCGCGGACTATCCGGCGGCGGAGTTCAACATCGAAGGCTATCCGAGCGACGACTTCCTGGAATTGATCGAAGCGGTGGATCCCGAGCAGGTGACGCTGGTGCCGGATGATCCGGCACAGGCGACATCCGACCACGGTTGGGATTTTCGTGGCGAAGCCGATTTTCTGGCTTCGGTCATCGGCAAGCTGAGCAAGCCCGGCCGGCGCATTTCGCTGTTCTGCGACCCCGATGCCGGTGCCGAAGCCGTAGCCGCCGCCAAGGCCACTGGCGCTGACCGGATCGAGCTTTTCACCGGACCCTACGGGGCGTGTTTTGCCGACCCCGCCACGGCAGACCAGGAGCTCTCCGCCCTGGTGCAGACGACGGAGGCGGCGCTGGCGATCGGCCTCGGCGTC includes:
- a CDS encoding acetolactate synthase 3 large subunit: MAERMTGAEMVIQALTDQGVEHIFGYPGGAALPIYDAIFQQDFVQHILVRHEQGATHMAEGYARSTGKPGVVLVTSGPGATNAVTGLTDALLDSIPLICITAQVPTTLIGTDAFQECDTVGITRSCTKHNYLVKSVADLPRILHEAFLIATTGRPGPVVIDIPKDVQFAMGDYYRPDADTLRHQSYRPQVDGDLKAIEAAVDLMLKAERPIFYTGGGVINAGPEASENLRELAELTGFPVTSTLMGLGAFPASNPQWMGMLGMHGTYEANLAMHDCDVMINIGARFDDRITGRIDAFSPNSTKIHVDIDPSSINKVVQVHVPIIGDCNRVLEEMIRIWRSKTNQPRTEAIAPWWSQIQKWRDVGSLNFTNSDTTIKPQWAIQRLYEATKAQGKDVFITTEVGQHQMWAAQHFHFDKPNRWMTSGGLGTMGYGLPAAVGVQVAHPDALVIDIAGEASVQMTMQEMSTAVQYRLPIKIFILNNERMGMVRQWQDLLHGSRYAHSYSESLPDFVKLAEAYGGKGIRCENPAELDAAIAEMLDYDGPVLFDVIVEKDENCLPMIPSGKPHNEIILPDTANIGSIIDEKGRQLV
- the ilvN gene encoding acetolactate synthase small subunit, yielding MNAHLQPTGSAYFLTQETQQTERHTLSVLVDNEPGILARVVGLFSARGYNIESLTVSETEHDKRLSRITVVVVATPKVLVQIKLQLERLVPVHKVHDLTAEGSYVERELALIKVRGTGDHRAETLRLADAFRAHIIDATVESFIFEVTGKPDKIDSFIALMAPLGLVEVVRTGLAAIGRGPEGM
- a CDS encoding pyridoxine 5'-phosphate synthase, coding for MTLLSVNLNAVAQLRNRRDLPWPSVTGIARVVLDAGASGITIHPRPDQRHIRRTDVFELSELLRADYPAAEFNIEGYPSDDFLELIEAVDPEQVTLVPDDPAQATSDHGWDFRGEADFLASVIGKLSKPGRRISLFCDPDAGAEAVAAAKATGADRIELFTGPYGACFADPATADQELSALVQTTEAALAIGLGVNAGHDLTLENLPAFQAKVRGVAEVSIGHGITANALLMGFAEAVRRYRAVLSPNS